DNA from Eucalyptus grandis isolate ANBG69807.140 chromosome 5, ASM1654582v1, whole genome shotgun sequence:
GCACACCAATTCATGCGATGGAGTACATAAGGACTATCAATACATTCTATAGTGACTAGACCTATGAAAATGGTGGGTTGGATTGAAAACGGATCCAATCCAAATTGACCCATACTTGATCCGGACCGAATTCATACATAGCCTAACTAGAGTTTTAATTCTTAGCAATTTCCCCCTTAAATATGGAAAATagcatgccaaaaaaaaaaaaaaccatcaaccaatttaaaacaaaataaacatgaaaaaaaaaattagcaaataagAAACTGCCAAAACAATTTAGTGAACTAAGCTCCTAGAGCACATCTCTAGTTATTTTTACTGGTGCTCCAAATTCGATCTATTTTAGCATAAGAGACATTGACTAGAAAGATATATATGATATGAACTTCTGCTCTTGTAAAtactaaaatatctaaaattacataataaaaaaattaaacatattcaaattcattgagatttgaaatgGCTCCATCCTAAGTACAGCATAATATTGTTTCATCTAAGTCGCGTGCGAATCTCAGCATCCTTTAGATGTAAAACACTCAGAGTGGGGCTTGAAAAATATACTATACCAACTAAGAGGAGTGGAGCTTGTGGGCATTGGCACATTAAAATAAGCAACGCAATCTTGTAGCCTGCTGCTCTAGTGGAAAGGCAgttcccattttcctttttattttattttattttatagttaTTCACTAAAAACTGGCTTAGGGATGATTTAAGTTTTAATCAATCTTTCAAGGTGTCCACTAATGCTAGATGACCATGTGTTGCCGGGAACTTTTTGTGGGATATTTTTCCACGATTTTCCTAAATCAAGTTTTATTCCATCTTTATACATGGAAATATCAAAGCTTCATAATGATCTATGTAAATTGAAAAGATTGACCAAAAATACTCATGAGTGTACAAACTACTTATTAAAATGAGAAGCATCTATTACAAATGACATGTAACGAGATTGTTACCCAAATACAGCATGATTGCAGGAGTTTCAAGAATCCTACTGAATTTCAAAAAGCGGCACCTCATTAAGCAActaaataatttctcaaaaacagTTAGAACTCGCGCAAGCAGACATGCCAGAGCAAACAATAAGAAGCACATACTGTTGACCATCCACATGGACAAAGATAGGCTCATCCAGAGAAGAAACTCAAAATCAAGAGTcccaaaaatgatttataagCACCGGTATATTAGGTTCAAGCTTGTAGGTTGTCATTTTAATCAGTGATGTGAGATATATGACTTcacaaattatataaaattgcaaaattgcaTGGTTCAGCACCCCAATATTTTTCGAATTAAAATGTGCGATGATGAGTAGCTTGAATGGAATTAATACTATATGAAATCTCTCGGTTGAGTCGAAACTTTCCCACTATTGTTGTTCTTGTGATTGTCTATAGTCCCTATACTAAATCAAAAAGAAACTAATTAAAGGCAACACAtattcaaaagggaaaaaaaaaatagctactTAATCTGCATTCAAAGTAAAGTTCTTAGAGCACATTTGTAGGAACGAAGTACTTACCTTTCGAGTGTTACTATATGATCTGCCATGTTCCGGAAAAGTTGAAGCTCTACGAACTCTGCGATTGTTTTTGAGTTCTGTGAATGAGTAAGCGGAACAAGCTATTCGTTGCAATATTTATACTATATAGGTCACCTGCTCCGCAATTATTcgttagtttatttaattaaggtGGACTTAATTTTCGCTTTCAGAGTTAACTCAATGGTTGAAGGCATGAAACCCATCCCTTTCACTCTATTGTCCTTTCCCCAGCTTCTACATGTCGTCTCCACTGGATACGACATGTAGAAATTCTACGTAAAAATACATAGAAAATATGGATACGACATGTAGAATCGGGATCCAATGTCACTTTATGGTGGAAAGGACCATAAGGTGATGCAGGTTGGATCCGAATGGACACAGTATGTAGAAATTCTAGGTAGAAATTGGACACGGCACGTAGAAATTACGGACACGACGTGTAGAATTGGGATTCTCTTTCACTGTATGGTGGAAAGGTCAATAAAGTGAAACAGGATGGACATGACATGTCCAAGTGGGGAAAGGATTAGGGAAAGGGATGGATGGGTCTCGTGGCTGCCACCGTTAATTTCGACTCTCAAGGGGATCCAATGCTCTCAGGGGCTGACCTTGGAAGCTGAAATCAGACTTGATTGTCTGTTTCTATTATCAGAAGAACTTTCCAAGCCACTTCTGCCGTGTCATATATTCGAGGAAGCTAATATCGTCATCCGTCAAATATCGGAATAAGAGCACCAAACTTCCATTGACGTCGGCTAACCCTGGAAACCGTGTACAAGAACTACTGCAAATTCAGAATTAAGGAACAACACGATCGTCCCAACAGTCTTGACGCTACCCTCGCAAGTTGCAAGTCCCTTGTTATgtttttggtaattaaaaagGGCTAAAGGTAAAATTACTACGTTTGCGAGTACTCCTTGCTGTGGAGAGAGGCTATTTCTCTGTTCGATTATACAAGCATCTAAGCAATCGCCAGCATTCGGCTATTCCAAAGCCTAGTGGGTTGAGCATACATAACTAATTAACTATGGGTTGACACATTAAAGCAATGCATATATTATTCAGCAACAGCAAGTGCTGTTACTAGGAGCATCCCACGAACTATACTTGGAAGGAATTGGATTAAAACCATAAAATACGAACATGGAGTTGTGCGGCATACTCGTGGTTATCTATTTTGGTTCACTCCCTTAGGATTACCACTTAATATTTCTGACGTGTTTGGGCGGCGCTTCttccctttgcttttgcttAATACGAATCTTCCTATGTGGATACATGTCGACTTATTCTTAACATCTAAGACTTTCATAATATATACCCATTTTGACAcataaattctttttatattttctcataattttttaaaatctggGAAATGTTTATCATTTTGGCGAGAAAGCTTTCAACGAAGCACACACAAACATGCCTTTGATCAAACACAGAGGATAACTTCATTGTACTTTCCTTTCATCGAGAAATGGTTGTCAACCCGTTGTGCAGATGTTAATTCTGGTGTTATGATATTTGATTGGTAAGCTATACAACAAAGTTGTTTCAGGATATGGAATGATGCTGGTACTGTCATCCATGGTAAATGCGAGGCTTACTAGTGTGGAACAAAGCTTAATCATTGGCATGATGTTTTCATCATGCGGATGAAAAGACCAAAGCAGTTGTTTGTGGCCAAACTTAATTTCAAATGATCAATATCTGGATTTGAATTTTCATCAGAGTTTCAATAAGTTTCATCTTTCTATTTGGTTCGTCGCCCTCACCTTTGGTCGGTCACCAAGTTGGCGactggctagaggaaggaggagaggaagcaagaaaaaaaaaaaaaaaaaaggaaaaagaggaaaaagaaaagaaaagaaataaattaataagtgattaataaaaatattaaaatattattaaaacatgtccatgttagcaatatctggccaaaattggtcgaatgactgaattgacactagATCTAAAGgtctaaaactaaattgacaccaaatcagcagttttatgactaaattaatactaataaaaggtttagactaaattgtcacaaaattaaaagatttatgactgaattgatacaaataaaatgtttatgactaaattagcacaaatgcaaaaagttcagtacttttctaacacttttccATAAATTGATAACTCTTCATCTTTGCCtatcaatttaatatttatttttggcaCCTTCATGTCAGCTCTTATTTTTGCCTATCATTTAGTGGCTTGTGAGAGACCTAATCTGGTTTTTCTTATGGAGACAAAGAATCAATACCAGGTGgtggaaaatatcaaaaaaagaCTAAGATTTACTTCTATGTTTGCTGTTAACCCTATCGGCATTGCGGGAGGACTAGTACTCTTATGGGATGAGTCGGTGCAAATCTCTATTGAGTATAGCTGCCAAGAGATGATCGAAATTTCATGCACAGATGCTGGAAATGGAATTAAAATGAAGATTTCGATGCTGCATGCGTCAACAAATTTCCAAGAAAGAGTCTCTCTTTGGAACTATCTTCGAGCAAGAAATGGAAACACCTCACAACCTTGGCTATGTATAGGAGATTTCAATGAGGTATTATACCATTGGGAGAAGGTGGGTCGAAGATCAGTGGAAAGGTTCCAAATGACAGCGTTTCGAGAGTTTGTTGATTCATGCTCGTTAATAGACATTGAAAGTAAGGGGTGTGCTTTTACGTGGACAAATAACAGGGAAGGCGAGGAATTAGTCAATAAGAGGCTTGATCGAGCATTTTGCAACCTATAATGGAGGCTCCTATTTCCTAATGCTGAAGCTTTTGTATATCCAGCAATAGGCTCTAATCATGGTCCTCTAATGCTTTGTTTAAATTCAGTTGtacagaaaagacaaaaattgttCAGATTTGAGCCTTACTGGGTAGATCATCCGGAGTGTGTAGCTGTAGTAGATCAGGCTTGGAAGGCAGTAAATGGGCAGCACCAAAACCTGGTAAGGAAAACAAAGCAAGTAACTCAAGATTTGAGAAATTGGAGCAGGAGATCCTTTAAAaatgcatcaaaacaaattgaTTAGCTCAGAAACCAGCTCATCCAGATAATGAACAGGGCAGACCAGACAAATATGGGAGAGGAATGCTATAATTTAACTGAGAAAATTGGCACGTTATGGCGccaagaagaaatgtattaGGGCATTAGATCCATAATTAATTGGCTGAAGTGGGGTGATCGAAACTcgaaattcttccatgcaacaACCATTCAGAGGcgacaaagaaataaaatcaacatgCTCAAACTTGATGAGAATGTGTGGAGCCGTGAGCCTCGAGTTATCAAACAACACATCACAACCTACTACAAGAATCTATACCAATTTGTGGGGCACCGATACTATTAGCCAGTCTTAGAGCAATGTCCACGCACGGTAACCGAGGAAATGAATGAGGTGCTTATAAGACCAGTCACAAGGGAAGAAGTGCAGCAGGCTATTTTTCAGATGGGGCCAACTAAAGCCCTAGGACCAGATGGTTTAAGTGGCCTATTCTATCAAAGTCAATGGCATATCACTCATGAAGACATATTCCAGCTTGTAAACTCTTTTTTCAGAGAAGGAACCTTTGATCCagatgtgacatcccgattttccaattctattttcaataaattgatacgggcatttcgttggcacgcatatagttcttttccttgagttggccactcatgtggaaactagtctatcgggagaaagctgttaagagtttctaatgcatcgactcgagaatttgaccggaAGCGAcatttcgaccgagctagtccccaagggtcattacggcacaattaaaatcgattagagatcggaaataggtcgactcgacgaggcatgtgatcgggtgtgggtgattccaccggatcgcacaattcttgtcgatcgatcttggaccgatttttctatcgattgggtaccctatgttcgtatttgaaacctcgagattacccccgacaatcgaaagtcgccaatgtttcaaagatgtacatcgtggcttgagatgatcaaccacgggtcaaatgcatgaaaatttctaaaggctaccctaGGTTAGGTGCGTTAGTATCgtccaaagtgaaattaaccgtggtggattgagatcgaattcagaaattggaagtctgggtgtgtcacaaatcattttaggatcattgatttatcttcggaagatttttcatgcaagccgagtttttcagcaattaaatcagaaaatggctaatttggctcgagaaattagtaggcccacTTTTTGGTCgtcttttgggacttaagttgattTTATGGACagagtgaagatgtgaattgaagtgtggtgacattaaattaattttatgacttcaatttaattcaattgggagagaattgattggaattgagaGAATTGATGTACAAGTTTAAATgcccaaaaataaaatgggcccatggaataaggttgtgggagttttgactgagtggagtatgacatcatggatgatgtcatggtggccattttgtgggattaaagaaaacgaaaaaaagaaaagaaaaatggtcccatctctctctctccttcttctctctcctccctctcttcttcctctctcttccgtgcgattcctccatcttcttcatcttccttcttcggCTGCTCGGTTCCGTGGAGACCGAAGACCAGAGGAAGCGGCAGCCGCCGTCGCACGCCCCTTCCGCCGCTCGTCGCCGCCGTTtgtgccgccgtccgccgctcgCCCTAACCGCTcgcatctccatcttctccttGCATCTTCGAACCCAGCAACCGGAAGAAGACCTCAGCAGCTGCAGGAGATCCGCCGAAGCCGTTGTAGCCTCCgtgcgtcgccgtcgccgccatcgCACCGGACCGCCGTTGGCCGACCCCTCTCCTTTCCCCTTCCTCTCTTCCGCCGACTCTCTCTCCTGCTCCTTTCCGTTCGACGCCCAGAAATTTCAGAGCGCAGGAGCTGCCGGAGctccctccggccaccgtgaggccTCGCCTGGCCGCCGCCTAGCCCGTCCAAGCCCCGCCGGTCCTCCTCCGTCGTCCCTCCGcccgaaccggcgccggatctgcTCCCTCTCGGCCCCGATCAGCAacccagaaaatgggtatggcagcccatgtttggcccattttggccgccttcccgagcccggatgctcggcccgccttgaggaaagtcgatcctcgcatCATCCTtgtcgctaatccggtgagtttaactcactaaaccttgattagacggttaatgatgccctaagtgtgtttagtttaacttaagtaagtttaggtggttagattagtttatttggttgaggattatATTAAGATGCTTAATTAAGTtgaagtgtgtttagtttaaagttaagtatgtttattttaatataaagccttgatgtgacataatagggtcttacttttgaattatttaatgataacgaattctggaatttataatattatattatattccgaaattattaaaatattattattttaaaaaaacggaaaaattatttttgaccccgattgctcagaatttcgtgccgatcgctgctgtgtagtcggattttgaaattgacgattggatattataaattgagcgtggatcGTGAAAGAcattgatattattatttaataaattctgaaaattattttggaaccgTATTCTCCCATAATTTCGTGTTGATCActgctgtgtatttagaatttgaatttgatgattgattgtggcaaatggagtgtaattgtgataaatatggattctttataaaatcctaagtgtagaaattgatgagaGATTGactgtgattgaccacctatgagaggtcgtgcccagtgaggccgtgatgtaccacctaggaaggtcgtgcccagtgaggccatgattaaccacctattagaggtcgtgcccagtgaggccgtgatgaaccacctatgagaggtcgtgcccaatgaggccgtgatgtaccacctaggagaggtcgtgcccagtgaggccgtgattgaccacctattagaggtcgtgcctagtgaggccgtgatggaccacctaattaaatgtcgtgccgagtggggccgtgattgccaccgtttgttaaaccttcctataggtagggattgagagcaatgattgatttgctagaatgacatgtaatcggccgagtcgattgatcgctgagacgatccaagtggttgaattgttttgataatgtgattgtgccacggttgtttggttatcataattgtacgtggttgaattatataaattgtgctaacctgcagatgaaggctgaggcgaggtaagtcttctatgtgatgtggctaggccacccggggtgtattttctttctaataggggtttagggggttgaacttgctgagacatcgtctcatctcggttgtgggattaaaatttcagggtCCCCCAGGCCAAGTGGCcgagatagctttggttggcgccttgaggagttgcagaggtgaagtcataagggttggagagcgtgtcctgctagttggttgtaggatagttccccttttgtcgagctggtctattttgtagaaagtccagtgttgtatttaaaccctttgtgtttgtaaatgagtgtttggtattgtgattgattgcctgcttttctattccaagttaaatgttgtcaggggatttgtttcgcttccgcatgtgtaaataaatgaatgggtcggcgacatatcctgggatgtcgcattcaAGAttgaccgcagtgggatgtgcgtgcgctcggggttcagggcgtgacaccAGAACTAAACTTAGCCCATATTACACTCATCCCCAAGGTGGCAAACCCGGAAAGCATATCAGAATTCAGGCCCATTAGCTTGTGTAATTTCAGCtataaaattatcacaaaagTCATGGCGAATCGACTCAAACCTTGGCTCCATCTTATTATTTCTCTTGAACAAAGCGCTTTTGTTAGCAATCGACAGATACAAGATAATATTTATATAGTCCATGAAGTCATCCATCAGCTACAAGTTAGAAAAAGGCGAAGAAAATTCCAGGCTGTGCTGAAActagatatgcaaaaagcatacGATAGAGTAGAGTGGGACTTTCTATGTGATTGCATGAAGAAGATGGGTTTCGTGATAGATGGGTGCGGTGATCGATTTTGCATATCCTCGGCCCAATTTCGAATCTTAATCAATGGTGAAGCAGGGAAACCTTTATTCCATCGAGAGGTATACGACAAGGAGATCCGCTCTCACCTTATCTGTTCATACTTTTGGCCAATGTCCTCTCCCACATTGTGCAAAATGCTGTTAGTGATGGTAGCCTAAAAGGTATCAAACTAAACCCTCACTGCCCCACTCTTTCCCACTTATTTTCACGgatgatgctattttctttCTCGGATGGAACACTTAGAGAAGCTCGGAACCTTGCAAACTTACTTGAATTGCTATTGCTTTGCGACGGGCCGCCGCTTAATCGTAACAAATGGGGTGTTCTTCGAGGAAAGCTGTCCACagtttttaaaaagaaacatagCATCTAAATTGAGGGttcctatcttagaaaaaacTGGAAAATACTTGGGGATACCATCCGATTGGGGTCTAACAAAAAAACATATGTTCAATTGGATCATGGCACGGGTGGACAGAAAACTGGAGGGCTGGAAGGAGCAGTTAATTTCGAAGGCGGGGAAAGAAGTACTAATAAAAATGGTTGTTCAGGCTCTTCCCCAATATGCCATGAATATATTCAAAATACCCCTGTCCATTTGTCGAGcgattgaaaggaaaatttcagaTTTCTGGTGGAGGAAGAATGCAGTACAAAGAGGTATTCACTGGAAGAGTTTGGATGTCTTAAAGAGGAGAAAGGACCAAGGTGGATTGGGATTTAGAGATTTAATGGAACTTAACAAGGCAATGCTGGGGAAACAAGCCCTCGGAGACTCCATCAAAATCCGTGAGGCCTTATGGAGCAGAATGTTTAAAGGACTCTACTTCCCTAATGGTAGCCTATGGACTGCTACTAAGGGCGCTAGACCATAATGGGGTTGCGAGCCTCCTACTTGGCCGAGATGCTCTTGAACCCGATTTGAAATGGGAGGTTGGGGATGGAAAATCTATAAACTTAAGAGAAGATCGTTGGCTCATGTCGAGCAAAATTGGAGGACCGCGAATCAAAATGACTCGAAGCTAGTTGCGGATATTATTGATCCACACTCGCGTACATGGAAAAATCAACTCATTAATGAGCTTTTTGACAAGAATATCTCGTAGGAGATCCAAAGAAACAACACTCAAAGATAAACACCGACGACTACTTAATATGGACAAGGCATCACTCGGAACTACAAAATCAAACATGGGTACCACGGACTACGAGCaacaaccaaaacaaacacGAGAGAATCAggcatcatcttctttcaagTCCCCAACCGACTACGGAAGGAAATATGGCACCTACATACTAATCCCAGAATCAGGCACTTCATGTGGAGCTTATGTAACGAAGGCCTTCCTACGAGACTCAACCTGTGCCGGAGGAAAATCTTACCTGAGCCTACTTGCCCGTTCTGTCACGAGCATCCGGAGTCCTCCGAGCACCTATTTATCCTATGCCAGTGGACAAACGCAATATGGCTGAACTTCAGTGATCAAATCAGCACCTCCCCGACATCAGTTACAAAGAATAGATAAGTGGGTATGCAACTACCTCTTCTCCGACAACTCAGCAAGTCAAAAGGCGACCTTTGCGACCACTCTGTAGTACATATGGAAAGCACGAAACAGCTTGATCTTTCAAGGCCGGAAAATAGAACAAAACAAGATAATTAGTGAAGCTCGCCTAGCTCAGCAACTATTCGAGAAGTGGCAACCACAAAGGACAGCGATTACCTCGGAACGATACTCATGGGTACCTCCAGATCCGGGCGCGTGGAAGATTAACGTGGACTGTTCATGGCAGGAGAGCAGATCGGAGGGATCCATAGCCGGAATTTGTAGAGGAGCTGATGGGGTGTGTATCGCTGGTTTTGTGCAAAAGATCCGAGCTCAATCGGTTCACATGGCCAAAACCCTAGCTATCCGGCGTTCGCTCGAGTGGTTGAAGGAGAAGAGAACTAATCTGTCAGAACCACTTTCAACCGCACGAACTGAAGCTGCTTTCTACGTATCAAGCGACTGCTTCCCTGCTGTTTAGTCTATTCTGGGCCGCACAGAAATTCCATGGGCCTCGCGGCCCTTTGTCCTTGACTCGCCGACAATGCTAGGCCAAATGAAGGATGTCTTCTTGCAGTTTGAACCGCGTGAGTCCAACCGAGCCGCGGACTGGATCGCTAAATCACACAATTCCGGTTCCTTCTTTGGTAATTGGGTTACTAATCCCCGCACGAACTCTTTCTTATCTTATGTGTTGATTTTCCTACTACTTGTATTCCACCTACTTAGTATCAATCAAAGTGTTTtcacttcgaccaaaaaaatgtCAGCTCTTATTCACTCCGGCTACTTGGGATCACATGTCTATGAAGAGCCTGCTTGatctaatttaaattgaatatagcatttatgaatatattaaaaattgtatgGAATCGATTCCTTAGAGGTGCAAACAAAATGATGCAAGGACTTCgggagagggaaaaataaaagcttTCTTAAGAAGGGAAAATAACCGGTTTTAAAGCCGGCTCTTCTTTTCGAAGGTTGAGGATTCGAAATTGAACTGGTCCGTCGACGGCTTTTTGTTATCGCCTGTGCCTGCGTGCCTTTCATTCAGTTCACCCAGTCAACGGTCGGTCGCCGCTCTCCTTCATTCACCAGTCTCTGCCCGTTGAGTCGCTCAGCCGCTAAAGCTCCGTCGAGCTCAGCCTCTTCCATGGCCCTGAGTAAAGTTGAGCTCGTCGCTTCCGCAGCAAAGCTCTGTCTCTCGAGTCCGTTGCCGTTGATCATCCTCCTCGCGTCCCTATTCAGGTAGctgtctctatctctctccGCTCGCACCGTAACCGGTCTCACAGTTTTCCTTTTCGAAACTTGATGTTTTCCTGTAACAGGCATCCATGGTGGAAGAAGAATCAATTGAAGTCGGATTAGAAATAAGGAACGATGGAattaaagaaggagaagaaggagaagaggaggaggaggcgtgGTCGTCAGATTTAGAAATTGAGGAGGCGTTGGAATGGTTGGACTTGAAAGGCGGCGGAGAAGCAGTGGACCGAGCCGTCGCTCCCAATTCTTGACGTCCGAATGTTCATGGAGGGCTTCACACGCGTGCCCGGTCGTCCACGGTTCAGCCTCTGTCCAACCGGAGCCCGAAACTCTCCAGTCACATCCTGCATGCCGCCACCGGCTTCCG
Protein-coding regions in this window:
- the LOC120293684 gene encoding uncharacterized mitochondrial protein AtMg00310-like gives rise to the protein MARVDRKLEGWKEQLISKAGKEVLIKMVVQALPQYAMNIFKIPLSICRAIERKISDFWWRKNAVQRGIHWKSLDVLKRRKDQGGLGFRDLMELNKAMLGKQALGDSIKIREALWSRMFKGLYFPNGSLWTATKGARP